The Corynebacterium vitaeruminis DSM 20294 genome window below encodes:
- a CDS encoding GtrA family protein, whose translation MSEKNPAPAASNSLKSQLMRFIAVGVVSAIVDFGLTLTLNALGLQRSVAKAIGWCAGTLTAYVLNSKWTFNSKTSAKSTAAVAALYLSTFAVQNFLYWVLESPLDALGLSKFWVNLVAFVIAQGVATVTNFIVQRVFIFNEKPHVVSAEDPR comes from the coding sequence GTGTCAGAGAAAAACCCCGCACCCGCAGCGTCCAACTCGCTCAAGAGCCAGCTCATGCGGTTCATCGCCGTCGGCGTAGTCTCCGCGATCGTCGACTTCGGCCTCACGCTCACCCTCAACGCCTTGGGCCTGCAGCGCTCGGTGGCGAAGGCGATCGGCTGGTGCGCGGGCACGCTGACCGCCTACGTCCTCAACTCGAAGTGGACCTTCAACTCCAAGACCTCGGCGAAGTCCACCGCGGCCGTGGCCGCACTCTACCTGTCCACGTTCGCGGTGCAGAACTTCCTCTACTGGGTGTTGGAGTCCCCGCTGGACGCGCTGGGGCTTTCCAAGTTCTGGGTGAACCTCGTCGCCTTCGTCATCGCCCAGGGTGTGGCCACGGTGACCAACTTCATCGTGCAGCGGGTGTTCATCTTCAACGAGAAGCCGCACGTGGTCTCCGCGGAGGATCCGCGCTAA